Genomic window (Cellulosilyticum lentocellum DSM 5427):
AGGAGATACAAGTACTAGGAAACATAGGCACTTAAAAAAATTAGGAATAGGGCATGGAAAAGGAGCTACAACTATTTTCTATAAGCACTTATTAGAAGGTAAGCGTAGTCGTAAGACATTTATTAATACAGGAACAATTATACAATGTTTAACTGCTATAGGGGCCGCTTATGTTTTAAAAAGGACCTTTCAGTTAGGTGAGAGTATATTATTTGTAAGTATTTTGATTTTCATGTTATATTTACAAGTATTACTTATGAGAGTGGAACGTTGGTCAATGGAATTACAATGCCATTATATTTATTTGTTACCTATTAGTGGATTTCAAAAGTTTATATTTTCAGCATTAGAAGGATGCATTAGATGTTTAGTAGAAAACGTGATTATTGTAGGTTTGGTAGGAATAATTCTAAAAATGCCAATTTCATTAATTGGCTTAGGTATTTTGTTAAGGGTATCTTTTGAGCTCTTTTTGATTGCTCTTAACTTGCTTTCGCAGAGATTAATAGGAAGCATTGCTAATAAAGGAATATTTTTTGTCTTATACTATCTTATTGCTGTTGCTATGCAAGTACCAGGCATACTTTTGGGTGGATATGTAGGGATAAGAACAGGTGGGGGATTGAGCAATATCAATAGCCTGTTGGAGATTGTTCTAGGCGTTGTGATCGTTTGGAATATGTTGGTTGCTTTGATTATTAGCTTTTTAGCTAATGGGGCATTTAATACAATGGAATTAAATGAGTAGATACCAGAGAAAAATAAATATGAAAACTGATAAAAGCGATTCTTTAATCTCATAAGATAGGAGATTGAAAAATCGCTTCTATTATATAAAGGCAGTTTGTGATAATGTATTTTTGTAGCTTAATAGCATCACTAAATTTTAATCAATAGAGATTAATGTGACTCAGCTACATTAGTTTCATTAGTGGTATATGTATTGGAAACAAGATTATTAACAAAATCCCAATCTACTATAAGATGCTTAATAACTTTGGTAGTAGAGTAATTATTTTTATCATTTAATACATGAGTACTAAGAGTCAGATAATTTAGCCCTCCATCTTTGGAACGGTAAAGTTCAGCGGATACATAGTTCACTTTTGCATTAGTAGAATTTAAACGAGAGTAAAGGAATAGAGCATTAGGGTCTTCTTCGATGCTTCTAGACACATCAGCTAAATTAAAATAAGCAAATTTAAAAGTAGTATCATATTTAGTTGCCCATGTGTTATCTTTTTCAACAAAGGGAATATCAATTTCAGAGTGAAAAATAACAGAAAAGCAAAAATAGAAGAGGATAATTTCACCGATCCATATAATCCAGAGAAAAATGCCTGTTATATTACTTCCTTTGGAAAGACCCCACGTTCCCACGCTGTTAACATAGCATATTGTTGACCAGAACTCAGAGGGATTTAAAAGAATATTTTTCATAGTAGAAAAGAAAGGCAGGGATTCACTAGAAGCAAATAGGTTGTAGATATACATAGCCCATTTGATGATAGTAACACCGATAAAACCAATTAAGATAGAAATAGTCCCGAAGATGGGTGAATGCATTTTTAAGACTTTGGCAACCTGACTTACAATACCACCTAGAATCATACCTGCCCCTACAGGTATTAAGAGATTCAAATAAATCAAAGGTATTTTATCCTCTAGCCATAAATAAGGCCAACTTAAAGCAGAACCTATAATTAAGGTGACTAATAAGACGGCTATAAAAGCCAGTGGTGAAAAGGTGTTTTTAACTTTATAATATTTTGTTTCCATTTAAAGCCCCCCAATAATATTTTATCTATTTAATAGTATCATGAGGATGCAAAAAAATCAAAATATTTAAAAATATTTTGATTTTTAGGGGAATATAGAGATTAAAGTAGAATATCTACATAAACACCTTTAAGTAGCTCGTATTCTGTACTAGTAAGTCGTACAGGAAGGGGCATAAGTTGCAGCACAGGATGTGCAATAGCATAAAGACGGTTACATTCTGTACAAGCTAAGGCATGAGGTGGAGAAGGTGGATAGATGTTATAAATATATCCCATACCTAAATCTATATCTTTAGGAGGATGAGCAGTGGTAATATCTAAAAGGATTTCAGCTAAAAGTTGCTCAGCAGTCTTCGGAGGATCTGGATAAGGAGATCTTGTTTTTATTGGTTTAGAAGGAGAGGATTCTTTGGATGAAGATATTATAGGACCAGTATCTTCGGTAGAGTTAACCATTTCAGTTGTCTTATTTATTATTTCAACTTTGTCTATTTCATTTATTGAATCTGCTTCAGGGTTTTCAATTACTTCTTCAGGAAAGCTTAAATAGGAAGTAGTTGAAGTGGGAAGAGCCGAATCATAAAGCTGCTTATTGATATCAGCTAATTCATTAGGGGTTAAATAAGTACGGCTAGAAAAATCTGTAGGAGGAACAAGTCCCTCAGCATGAGCCATAATATGATTACAGGTTTCGCAAGTTAATAGACCTAATTGCTTTAGCTTTTTTTCCCCTAGGAAGTTTGTAAGCTGTTGTAATTTATATTCAAAATGGGACATGATACAGAACCTCCTTAGTTATAATAATATATATATCGTACAATATTATAGGAAGTAAATAGGTATGTAGCATAAATATGAGTCATAATAATAAAAAAGTTTAATTAAATGAAATAATCAAATTATTATTTAGTTATTATACAAATTTAAAAAAGAAAATATATTAGAGTTGAAATATTAGGGAGTTAATAGTAAAATAACATATATATTAATGAGTTGTCGCCAAGTGGTAAGGCACCGGATTCTGATTCCGGCATTCGAAGGTTCGAATCCTTCCAGCTCAGCTAAAGATGGTCTATTAATGATAAAATTGATAGGCTATTTTTTATGCCGGAAAGGCCATGTTGAATGGATAAGAATTGATTATAAGATAAAACAAATAAATTTTAAAAAAGTTTAGGGAGTCCACTTTCTAGTTACATATAAAGTAATGTAAAAATAAAGTTTCAAGCCAGAGTCTTGAAGGCTTAGCTCCTAGTAGGGTGCACCGGCCAAGACTTTAAGAGCTCCTCACTCATTGGTTTAAGCTTTTACAGTTGCTAGCTAAAGCAGTATAAGAGGTTGTAATATACTGAGGAACTATATTATGCCCTTTTATAAGTTAGATACAAATGGAAAGGATATAAACCAAGAGCTGGAGAAATAGAAATGCCCTAGAAGTCTAATAGAACTTCTAGGGCATTTTTGCGTATTTTAGGCATTTAGTTTTCTATATTCAGAAGGGGTATAATTAACTTCTTTCTTAAAAGCTTTACTAAAATAGCTAATATCACTAAAACCTGTACGTTCGCAGATTTCTAAAATAGGGAGTTCCGTATCACGAAGTAAGGTAGTAGCAATTCTCATACGAAGTTGCATAAGGTAGCGATTGAGAGATATGTTTGTGTACTTCTTAAACTCTGATAATAAAGTTGTACGATTGGTGTTTAGTGTTTGAGTGAGCATAGAAATAGTAATCTTTTGGTCATAATGAGTTTGCAAATAATAAATAGTATCTAGGACTAACTGAGAACAGTGAGTACTAATACAACTAGCTTCTGTATAAGCAGTATTTTCTTCTGGTTTGATCAAAAAGAATAGAGTCTCTATAAGATAGGCTCTAGTCTTACAAGGCCAAAATGAAGAAGGTTGAATAGTGAGTTGCTCATTAATCCCTGATAATTTCTCTTGCAAGGTTAGTTTGTCAACAGTACTTAAAGAGAGAATTTTAGAGGTAATAGGGGTAGCCGTTTTAAAGTTATCTAAGTAAAATAGATCCTGTATTTCTGTAATAGATAAGCATTCAGGCTCATTACAACTGTTTAAGGTAAAACGTTCATTAATAACGCTGGGTTTAAAAAATACTACAGTAAACGTTTCCAGAGCAGTTTTAGAAATATTAATAGAATCTTTCTCATTAAGACAAAGCATGTAAGGACCTACTAGAATGAATTCACGGCCATTAAGCACAATATGATTCATACCTGCATCTAAGAATATAAGTTTATAATAGTCATTAGCTAGGTCTAATTTGAGATCTGCTAAGTCGTAAGATACACTTATGGGCATAGTATAATCTAAGTAATAGTTAAAGCCAATAGTAGATAAGTTCATAATGTTTCACTCTCCACTTTTATTATTTAGGTATACTATATTTTATATAATTCTTTAAGCAATGTAAATAAAATTGGGACAATTAGGCTTTTTAAAATAATTATTTATGAAAATAAAGTATTAATTATTGATAAATATGATTATTTAAAATACGGTATATATTAAGCGAGTTGGTTGGCAAATCATCTTTAGAAATAGTAAGTACATTATCAAATTCCTGGATTTTACCATAATTTTGCTCGAAAATAGGTAACGCATCATCAGTGTAGTGAGTAGGGATAATAATAGTCGGTTGAAGTTGCTCCATAAGCTTAAAGCCCTTTTCATTTTCTAAACTCATATCAGAATAACTGTTATCAAACTGCATGAAAGCGATGTCTACATGCCCTAAAGCTTTCAGTTGTTCATCAGTAAGAGTTGTTTGACCAATATCACCCATGTGAACAATACGAAGACCATCTACATCAGCTACTGTAAGAACATTTGATGGGAAATCGTCAATAGTATCTCCGGAGTGAGAAGAAGCAATGGTAAAAATCTTAAAAGATGTAGTATCTAAGCTAGTTACTTCACTTGTGAAATGAGGGCAATCATTACTCTTAGTAAAATAAGAATCTGTATGATCTGGATGGCTGTGTGTGCTAATAATAGCTGCAGGTTTGATGTCAACTACATCTTTAGGTGGCATAGAAGTAGGGTCTAAGACAATAGACTCACCATTAGTTGAAGTAATAATATAAGAGTTATAAGGATAAGTAGAACTACCAGACACCGTTTGGATTTGTACTTTACCAGAGGTATTTTCAACTAATGGAAGAACAAGGGCAGGTTCTGACTCAATCGGTTCTTCAGAGTTAGCAGGAGCAGAGGCTTCTGGAGAAGCAGTAGCTTCTGCGGGAGTAGATGCAGGAGTTGAAGCTGAACCGGTATTAGAACATCCTGCTAAACAAAGTGTTAGAGAGAGTAAGATAAAACTTAATTTTTTTTTCATTGTAAAGTCTCCTTAAAAGAAATAATTTTTTGATAGTTTTACTTTAAACTTAAAAGGAGATTTATTGTATGAAAAATACTCAATGATATTTGTAAAATCATAAATAAATAGTTGGGAAATGTTTAAAAATAAATATAAAAAAGTAAAAAAAGGTGTTGACCTAAGTCAAAAGGTGTATTATAATGATTAAGCAATAAGTCATTATGGCTTATATGCCCGAGTGGCGGAACTGGCAGACGCACAGGACTTAAAATCCTGCGAGCTAACCCTCGTACCGGTTCGATTCCGGTCTCGGGCATACAATTTAATATGGAGAGATGGTCGAGTTGGTTTAAGGCACCGGTCTTGAAAACCGGCGAGGGTAACACCTCCCTGGGTTCGAATCCCAGTCTCTCCGTTTGATGAAAGAAGCATTTATAGCCGAATGGGTTTATAGATGCTTCTTTTTTGTCCAAATATAAACCACACATTTATAGAGTATAAGTTAAAATTCATACTAATAAGCTAGATAGAAAATGGATGTACAAGAATGAACATTCTAATAAATCTGTTTAAATGTTATAGTATTAGGGAGATAACTGTAGTAGGCTAATCTACAGAGTAAATGGATAAGAAGATAAAGGTAGGAAAAGACCATGCAATCTTTTTTTAACAAAGTAATGAAGTGGTTATTGGTTTTGACTATAATCATGCAAGGTATAGCTTATGCCAATATAGATGATACAGAAGAAAATCTGTTGATTACGATGAAAACAGATAGCCCGATAGGTGATTTTTCATGGAGTCAAGAAGGTCTTAAAGAAGTCGAAAAGATTATTAAGAGCTGTGGTAGTGGTGTATCGGTATTTTATAAAGATATACAATCTGGATATACATATACATATAATGAAAATCAAAAATACTTTATAGCAAGTATTATTAAAGCGCCTTACTGCATGTATATTTATGATTTAGCATCTCAAGGAAAGTGTGATTTAAATA
Coding sequences:
- a CDS encoding helix-turn-helix transcriptional regulator, translated to MNLSTIGFNYYLDYTMPISVSYDLADLKLDLANDYYKLIFLDAGMNHIVLNGREFILVGPYMLCLNEKDSINISKTALETFTVVFFKPSVINERFTLNSCNEPECLSITEIQDLFYLDNFKTATPITSKILSLSTVDKLTLQEKLSGINEQLTIQPSSFWPCKTRAYLIETLFFLIKPEENTAYTEASCISTHCSQLVLDTIYYLQTHYDQKITISMLTQTLNTNRTTLLSEFKKYTNISLNRYLMQLRMRIATTLLRDTELPILEICERTGFSDISYFSKAFKKEVNYTPSEYRKLNA
- a CDS encoding MBL fold metallo-hydrolase, which codes for MKKKLSFILLSLTLCLAGCSNTGSASTPASTPAEATASPEASAPANSEEPIESEPALVLPLVENTSGKVQIQTVSGSSTYPYNSYIITSTNGESIVLDPTSMPPKDVVDIKPAAIISTHSHPDHTDSYFTKSNDCPHFTSEVTSLDTTSFKIFTIASSHSGDTIDDFPSNVLTVADVDGLRIVHMGDIGQTTLTDEQLKALGHVDIAFMQFDNSYSDMSLENEKGFKLMEQLQPTIIIPTHYTDDALPIFEQNYGKIQEFDNVLTISKDDLPTNSLNIYRILNNHIYQ